A stretch of the Pygocentrus nattereri isolate fPygNat1 chromosome 29, fPygNat1.pri, whole genome shotgun sequence genome encodes the following:
- the LOC119262775 gene encoding uncharacterized protein LOC119262775 gives MSEIERESVDMHTQQSCTDMNPQPSDRDELQLHADMPSPVTGGASGYDFVPPQVPNRDQRVRKMSEKGQELHDEQVKRIARRFSVCYERWKEVTKKANQMLSDQCSADLLNEHVTKVNDASRSVNAVYEELRRKSVPDNDTRRRVDTCETVTQRIVKQAMAILDTINGHGDEEQGGDETRSTKKSISSHSTKASTHSRLTSASRKSAAAEVAANEATLQVLLEQEHHIEELQRLEAEAAQLKAKQEAEIAERQRLLEAKRREIERFETIKKLKAAKARQQVYEQSESSRQTSKQSQCSDDDINELLHKSVPVRIKEKVKQELSPTQHHSPPQAVMHPAEDNTAALVRALTESINASRMPVPEPTMFSGDPLRFHDWKVSFQTLIDRKSIPAEEKIYYLRKYVGGSAKKAIESYFLLGTKSAYLAAWCILEERYGSPFLIAKAFRDKIDAWPKISAKGSLELQEFVDFLRSCESAMPQIKSLEVLNDYNENQKILAKLPDWLTSRWNRKVMEVEEESQTFPSFSQFVQFLTREAKIACNPITSLHALKPSEGEKGKVLKNRSPGAKALATSANEKANATCCVFCEKVGHGLSECRKFIRKAITERLKFVQEKKLCFGCLKFGHRSKDCGDRNICRLCEKGHPTCLHDNRTKEERMQARTGGARDHDKSREGKADQPQDLAPSTSREATSHRVTQNGRDTHTSTIIPVWVSTMAEPHSEVLVYALLDTQSDTTFILEETAKALNTRSEPVQLRISTLASRNTVVSCQKLTGLQVRGFYSDKIIPLPVTYSREFIPANRNHIPTPETAKVWSHLEHIADEIAPQQSCDIGLLIGYNCPQALVPRQVLPGEDNQPFGQRTDLGWSVVGYGDPCLNFGDAIGVSHQVIVKQVMPGLQSSSDLTGEVHYICRTQIKEVILPADVIKVLESDFAERASETDHVSQEDLRFLSKLKQGIVHKSDGHYEMPLPFKGDRPNLPDNKVCAIHRLKCLERKLRRNEQYNKDYKAFMNETIIRGDAERVAEEDIHKGPVWYIPHHGVYHPQKPGRIRVVFDCSAKFQGTSLNDHLLTGPELTNTLVGVLLRFRRGQVAVMCDIERMFHQFHVKPEDQDYLRFLWWENGSLDVQPSTYRMKVHLFGAASSPGCANYALKHIAAEGEGYFSDDTIKFIQRNFYVDDGLTSVTSTKEAIQLVKEARELCSTGNLRLHKFISNSKEVLATIPKEKCAEAATDKDLALGELQIERALGVQWCVTSDEFQFRVVIKDKPFTRRGVLSTVASVFDPLGFVAPFILVGKQILQQMCRDKISWDDTLPDDLRLQWECWLRDLQTLVNVKIPRCYVPASFNVQYYELHHFSDASVSGYGACSYLRAVSETGEVHCSLVTGKARVAPTKVTTVPRLELSAAVVAVRISDMLKKELELDCLQEFFWTDSMVVLGYINNEARRFNVFVANRVERIKQSTESTQWKYVASEDNPADYTSRGLTVQQLVSSDWLIGPRFLWQKELPRGKIKMEEISSSDPELKKVQVHNVYAKETRSLLDRLHKFSDWSRIVKAIARLKRHVKEIKGLQPRSCEVTSLEERREAELTIIKMVQEAFFSKETQGKDKFKKLYRLSPFLDGQGILRVGGRLTHAALHPYVKHPVVLPKDCHVSALLIKHHHERVLHQGRGMTMNALRSNGIWILGCSKAVSSHVYKCTTCRKFRRSPEQQRMADLPEDRMETTPPFTYCGMDCFGPFYIKEGRKELKRYGLLLTCMCSRAVHIEMLDDLTTDAFINALRSFIAIRGMVRQIRCDQGTNFVGARREFAEALKEEDQEKLKELGCEFIMNTPASSHMGGVWERQIRTIKSVLTSILEQSARQLDCSSLRTFLYEVMAVVNSRPLTTDCLNDSSSPEPLTPNHILTMKSTILAPPPGRFIKEDLYLRKRWRRVQLLANLFWSRWKKEYLLNLQHRQKWTKDRRDARVSDVVLLQEDTTPRNQWKLAKVIEVYPGKDGKVRRLKLLISDSNLDEKGKRVSKPVHLERPVHKTVTLLEAA, from the coding sequence ATGTCTGAGATTGAAAGAGAGTCTGTAGATATGCATACGCAGCAGAGCTGTACGGACATGAACCCACAGCCAAGTGACAGAGATGAGCTGCAGCTTCACGCAGACATGCCTTCACCAGTAACTGGTGGAGCAAGTGGCTATGACTTTGTTCCTCCACAAGTGCCGAATAGAGACCAAAGAGTCCGCAAGATGTCGGAAAAGGGTCAAGAACTGCACGATGAGCAAGTAAAAAGAATTGCACGTCGTTTCAGTGTGTGCTATGAAAGGTGGAAGGAGGTCACAAAGAAAGCCAACCAAATGCTAAGTGATCAATGCTCAGCCGACCTACTGAATGAACATGTCACTAAAGTAAATGATGCTTCAAGGAGTGTGAATGCTGTTTATGAAGAGTTGCGACGGAAGAGTGTTCCTGACAATGACACACGCCGTAGAGTTGACACCTGTGAAACAGTGACACAGAGGATTGTTAAGCAAGCAATGGCAATTTTAGACACAATAAATGGTCACGGGGATGAAGAACAAGGTGGTGATGAGACAAGGTCCACCAAGAAGAGCATCAGCTCTCACAGTACTAAGGCTTCTACTCATTCCCGTCTAACTTCTGCCAGCAGAAAGAGTGCAGCTGCCGAAGTTGCCGCCAATGAAGCCACCCTACAAGTACTGCTGGAGCAAGAACATCATATTGAAGAATTGCAGAGGCTGGAAGCTGAAGCTGCCCAGCTAAAGGCTAAACAGGAGGCTGAGATTGCAGAGAGACAAAGACTGCTAGAAGCCAAACGCAGAGAAATAGAACGTTTCGAGACAATTAAGAAACTAAAGGCTGCCAAGGCACGACAGCAAGTATATgaacagagcgagagctcaCGTCAAACATCTAAACAGAGTCAATGCTCCGATGACGACATAAATGAGCTGCTCCATAAATCTGTTCCTGTGAGGATTAAAGAGAAAGTCAAGCAGGAACTAAGCCCAACACAGCACCATTCTCCACCACAAGCTGTAATGCATCCAGCTGAAGACAACACAGCAGCTCTTGTTAGAGCACTCACAGAATCCATTAATGCTAGCCGCATGCCTGTACCTGAACCAACAATGTTCAGCGGTGACCCACTCAGATTCCATGACTGGAAGGTTTCCTTTCAGACCCTCATTGACAGGAAGAGCATACCAGCTGAAGAAAAGATATACTATCTACGCAAGTATGTGGGTGGATCTGCGAAGAAAGCCATAGAGAGCTACTTCCTACTAGGCACTAAATCAGCCTACCTTGCAGCATGGTGCATCCTGGAGGAGCGATACGGTAGTCCGTTCCTCATCGCCAAGGCTTTCAGAGATAAGATTGATGCATGGCCCAAGATAAGTGCTAAAGGCAGTCTGGAACTTCAAGAATTTGTTGACTTCCTTCGCAGCTGTGAGTCCGCAATGCCTCAAATCAAAAGTCTTGAAGTGCTAAATGACTACAATGAGAACCAGAAAATACTTGCTAAACTTCCAGACTGGTTGACTTCAAGGTGGAACCGAAAGGTCATGGAAGTGGAGGAAGAAAGTCAAACATTCCCAAGCTTCAGCCAGTTTGTCCAGTTCCTCACACGGGAGGCCAAGATTGCATGCAATCCAATCACATCTCTCCATGCACTGAAACCAAGTGAAGGAGAGAAGGGTAAAGTTTTAAAGAACAGAAGTCCTGGAGCGAAGGCCTTGGCAACGAGCGCAAATGAGAAAGCCAATGCCACATGCTGTGTCTTCTGTGAGAAGGTAGGGCACGGTCTGTCTGAGTGTCGTAAGTTCATAAGGAAGGCAATCACAGAACGACTAAAGTTCGTCCAAGAGAAGAAGTTGTGTTTTGGCTGTCTGAAGTTTGGCCATCGTTCCAAAGACTGTGGAGACAGGAACATCTGTAGGTTGTGTGAGAAAGGACATCCGACATGCCTCCATGATAATCGTACAAAGGAAGAAAGGATGCAAGCAAGGACTGGTGGAGCTAGAGACCATGACAAGTCAAGGGAAGGGAAGGCAGATCAGCCACAAGATCTAGCACCAAGCACATCACGTGAAGCAACATCTCATAGAGTCACCCAGAATGGCAGAGACACTCATACATCCACAATAATTCCAGTGTGGGTGTCCACCATGGCAGAGCCACATAGTGAAGTTCTTGTGTATGCACTTCTTGATACGCAAAGTGACACAACTTTTATCCTTGAAGAGACTGCAAAGGCACTCAATACAAGGAGCGAACCAGTTCAGCTAAGAATCTCTACACTAGCTTCAAGAAACACAGTTGTGTCCTGTCAGAAACTCACTGGTTTACAAGTGAGAGGGTTCTATTCAGATAAGATAATCCCACTTCCAGTGACCTACTCTAGAGAGTTTATACCTGCAAACAGAAACCATATCCCTACACCAGAGACGGCAAAGGTATGGTCTCATCTTGAACATATTGCAGACGAGATTGCTCCTCAGCAAAGCTGTGACATCGGCTTGCTAATTGGCTACAATTGTCCTCAAGCTCTTGTACCAAGACAAGTGCTGCCCGGTGAAGACAATCAACCCTTTGGACAGAGAACAGACTTGGGATGGAGTGTGGTCGGCTACGGTGATCCAtgcctgaactttggagatgcaATTGGAGTAAGCCATCAAGTCATAGTGAAGCAAGTGATGCCAGGTCTTCAGTCCTCATCAGACCTCACAGGTGAAGTGCATTACATCTGTAGAACACAGATCAAAGAAGTAATTTTACCCGCAGATGTCATCAAGGTACTGGAATCTGACTTCGCTGAAAGAGCTTCCGAAACTGACCATGTCTCTCAAGAAGATCTCAGATTCTTATCAAAATTGAAGCAGGGAATTGTACATAAAAGTGATGGTCATTATGAAATGCCTTTACCATTTAAAGGTGACAGACCCAACTTACCTGATAACAAGGTGTGTGCCATCCATCGTCTCAAGTGTCTGGAAAGAAAACTGAGAAGGAATGAGCAGTATAATAAAGACTACAAGGCCTTCATGAATGAGACCATAATCCGTGGAGATGCAGAAAGGGTCGCAGAAGAAGACATCCACAAAGGTCCAGTGTGGTATATCCCGCATCATGGGGTGTATCATCCCCAAAAGCCTGGGAGGATACGAGTGGTCTTTGATTGCTCAGCCAAGTTTCAAGGGACGTCCTTGAACGACCATCTCTTGACAGGTCCAGAGCTGACAAACACATTGGTGGGAGTTCTGCTTCGCTTTCGAAGAGGCCAGGTTGCAGTCATGTGTGACATTGAGCGAATGTTTCACCAGTTCCACGTGAAACCAGAAGACCAAGATTATCTTCGGTTCCTTTGGTGGGAAAATGGAAGTCTTGACGTCCAACCCTCCACCTATCGAATGAAGGTCCATCTGTTCGGTGCAGCTTCATCACCTGGCTGTGCCAACTATGCACTCAAACACATCGCAGCTGAAGGAGAAGGATACTTCAGTGATGACACCATCAAATTCATACAGCGGAACTTTTACGTTGACGATGGCTTGACGAGTGTAACATCCACGAAAGAAGCAATCCAGCTGGTGAAAGAAGCAAGAGAGCTTTGCAGCACAGGCAACCTCAGACTGCACAAGTTCATTTCTAATAGCAAGGAAGTCCTTGCCACCATTCCTAAAGAAAAATGTGCTGAAGCTGCAACAGACAAAGATTTGGCACTTGGTGAACTGCAGATAGAAAGAGCCCTTGGTGTGCAGTGGTGCGTGACTTCTGATGAGTTTCAGTTCAGAGTGGTCATCAAAGACAAACCATTTACCCGAAGAGGAGTTTTGTCCACAGTTGCTTCAGTCTTTGATCCGCTCGGATTTGTGGCACCCTTCATTCTAGTTGGAAAGCAGATCCTACAGCAGATGTGTAGGGATAAGATCAGCTGGGATGATACCTTACCTGATGACCTGCGACTTCAGTGGGAATGTTGGCTCAGAGATCTACAAACCCTGGTTAATGTTAAGATCCCAAGATGCTACGTTCCAGCAAGCTTCAATGTACAGTATTATGAGCTTCACCATTTCTCCGATGCCAGTGTGTCGGGCTATGGTGCATGCTCATATCTCAGAGCAGTCAGTGAAACAGGTGAAGTCCACTGTTCCTTAGTTACGGGGAAAGCACGAGTTGCCCCCACCAAGGTCACAACCGTGCCAAGGCTTGAACTATCGGCAGCAGTAGTAGCCGTCCGCATCAGTGACATGCTCAAAAAAGAACTGGAATTAGATTGTCTACAAGAATTCTTCTGGACTGATTCCATGGTTGTCCTTGGGTACATCAATAATGAAGCCAGAAGATTTAATGTATTTGTAGCAAATCGTGTTGAACGCATCAAGCAAAGCACAGAATCCACACAATGGAAGTATGTGGCTTCTGAAGATAATCCAGCAGACTACACCTCAAGGGGTCTAACAGTACAGCAGCTTGTATCCTCTGACTGGCTCATTGGCCCAAGGTTTCTGTGGCAGAAGGAGCTACCAAGAGGTAAAATTAAGATGGAAGAAATTTCAAGTAGTGATCCTGAACTCAAGAAGGTCCAGGTCCACAATGTTTATGCAAAGGAGACAAGGTCGTTGTTAGATCGCCTGCACAAGTTCTCTGACTGGTCCAGAATAGTAAAAGCTATTGCCAGACTCAAGCGacatgtgaaagaaatcaaGGGTCTTCAGCCAAGGTCCTGTGAAGTCACTAGCctagaggaaaggagagaagcAGAGCTGACCATAATCAAGATGGTTCAAGAAGCATTCTTCTCAAAGGAGACACAAGGTAAGGACAAGTTCAAGAAGCTTTACAGATTAAGTCCATTTCTTGATGGTCAAGGTATCCTCAGGGTGGGAGGCCGCTTAACCCATGCTGCTCTACATCCATATGTTAAGCATCCAGTGGTCCTTCCAAAGGACTGTCATGTGTCAGCATTACTCATCAAGCACCATCATGAAAGGGTGCTCCATCAGGGACGAGGAATGACGATGAATGCACTCCGATCCAATGGCATATGGATACTAGGCTGCAGCAAGGCAGTATCATCCCATGTCTATAAGTGCACGACATGCAGGAAGTTCAGAAGAAGCCCAGAACAGCAAAGGATGGCAGATCTCCCAGAAGACAGGATGGAAACCACCCCTCCATTCACCTACTGTGGCATGGATTGTTTTGGACCATTCTACATTAAAGAGGGAAGAAAGGAGCTAAAACGTTATGGGCTGTTACTTACTTGTATGTGTTCTAGAGCAGTTCACATTGAGATGCTTGACGACCTGACCACGGATGCTTTCATTAATGCTCTACGTTCATTTATCGCCATTCGTGGAATGGTACGCCAGATAAGATGTGATCAAGGGACAAACTTTGTTGGAGCTAGACGTGAGTTTGCTGAAGCACTGAAGGAGGAAGATCAGGAAAAGCTCAAGGAGCTTGGATGTGAGTTTATCATGAACACCCCAGCCTCAAGTCACATGGGTGGAGTCTGGGAAAGACAAATTCGCACCATCAAAAGTGTCTTGACATCCATCCTGGAACAGTCAGCCAGACAACTTGACTGCTCCTCGCTAAGAACATTCCTGTATGAAGTTATGGCAGTTGTCAACAGCAGACCTCTGACCACTGATTGTCTTAATGACTCATCCAGTCCAGAACCCCTTACCCCAAATCACATCTTGACAATGAAGTCAACTATTCTCGCTCCACCTCCTGGAAGGTTCATCAAGGAAGATCTTTACCTCCGCAAGAGATGGCGTCGTGTTCAGCTGTTGGCCAACCTCTTCTGGAGTCGGTGGAAAAAGGAGTACCTCCTGAACCTTCAACACAGACAGAAGTGGACAAAGGATCGCAGAGATGCAAGGGTCAGTGACGTTGTTCTCCTGCAAGAAGATACCACACCACGTAACCAGTGGAAGTTAGCTAAGGTCATCGAAGTATACCCAGGAAAGGATGGAAAGGTCAGAAGACTGAAGTTGCTTATCAGTGATTCCAACCTCGATGAGAAGGGAAAACGCGTCTCCAAACCTGTCCACCTCGAGAGACCCGTTCATAAAACGGTGACGCTGCTGGAAGCAGCCTGA